A genomic region of Antennarius striatus isolate MH-2024 chromosome 4, ASM4005453v1, whole genome shotgun sequence contains the following coding sequences:
- the LOC137593604 gene encoding rhombotin-1-like, whose amino-acid sequence MVLDKEESVALVSLQSREKPRGCAGCNGRIRDRFMLQALDRFWHEDCLKCACCDCRLGRVGSTLYTRANLILCRRDYLRLFGVTGNCAACSKLIPAFEMVMRARDNVYHLDCFACQLCRQRFCVGDKFFLKNNMILCQLDYEGGHANGGAERQLQ is encoded by the exons ATGGTTCTGGACAAGGAGGAGA gTGTGGCCCTGGTGTCCCTCCAGTCCAGAGAGAAGCCCAGGGGGTGTGCCGGGTGTAACGGGCGGATCCGGGACCGCTTCATGCTGCAGGCCCTGGACCGCTTCTGGCATGAGGACTGCCTGAAGTGCGCCTGCTGCGACTGCCGCCTGGGCCGGGTGGGGTCCACCCTCTACACCCGCGCCAACCTCATCCTCTGCCGCAGGGACTACCTGAG GCTCTTCGGGGTGACAGGAAACTGTGCAGCCTGCAGTAAACTGATCCCTGCCTTTGAGATGGTGATGAGAGCCAGAGACAACGTCTACCATTTAGACTGCTTCGCCTGTCAACTCTGCCGCCAGAG ATTTTGCGTGGGAGACAAGTTCTTCCTGAAGAACAACATGATCCTCTGCCAGCTGGACTATGAAGGAGGCCATGCTAACGGCGGCGCGGAGAGGCAGCTTCAGTAA